A single Nerophis ophidion isolate RoL-2023_Sa linkage group LG26, RoL_Noph_v1.0, whole genome shotgun sequence DNA region contains:
- the LOC133543359 gene encoding rap1 GTPase-GDP dissociation stimulator 1-like — MDNLSDALEKLKLASTDSTTDSVESCLDCLLKALVNNNTEASAKIQEMGVLPMLPTMLTPQSTCTPKVANIIAEMAKNEFMRSACVEAGLIPPLIQLLNSTDQEVLLQTGRALGNICYDSHEGRIAVDLAGGAQIVAEHIKTLSQNTEVANEKLLTVFCGMLTNYSNDNDSLQGQLISMGVIPTLVKLLGVHSHNTALTEMCLIAFGNLAELESSKEQFASTNIAEELVCLFQKQTEHEKKEMIFEVLAPLAENDVIKLQLVEAGLVECLLEVVAQTIDGEREEEVAQLKTASDLMVLLLLGDESMQKLFEGGKGSVFQRVLSWIPSHNHQLQLAGALAIANFARNDGNCIHMVDTGIVQKLLELLDRHVVEGNVTVQHAALSALRNLAIPVVNKSKMLSSGVADVVLKFLQSEMPPVQFKLLGTLRMLIDTQVEAADQLGTNAKLVERLVEWCEAKDHAGVMGESNRLLSALIRHSKSKEVVKMVIQGDGVKHLVTMATSEHIIMQNEALVALGLIAALDLVAAEKHFVAADLVAVLHKLLSDERSAPEIKYNSMILICAVMGSEPLHKEVQTRAFINVVSKLRSHENKTVSHQASLTEQRLTAQS; from the coding sequence ATGGACAATCTCAGTGACGCCCTGGAGAAGCTGAAACTTGCATCGACGGACAGCACAACAGACAGCGTGGAGAGCTGCCTGGACTGCCTGCTGAAAGCGCTCGTCAACAATAACACCGAGGCTAGCGCAAAGATTCAGGAAATGGGCGTCCTTCCAATGCTGCCCACTATGCTAACCCCGCAGTCAACTTGCACCCCAAAAGTTGCTAACATAATTGCAGAGATGGCAAAAAACGAGTTCATGCGCAGTGCCTGCGTTGAAGCTGGCCTCATCCCGCCTCTCATTCAGCTGCTAAACTCAACCGATCAAGAAGTTCTACTGCAGACAGGACGAGCTCTAGGCAACATCTGTTACGATAGTCATGAGGGCAGGATCGCGGTTGACCTGGCAGGAGGGGCTCAAATAGTAGCTGAACACATTAAAACCCTCTCCCAAAATACCGAAGTGGCAAACGAGAAGCTCTTGACAGTCTTTTGTGGCATGCTGACGAACTATAGCAATGATAACGATTCCTTACAAGGTCAGCTAATCAGCATGGGTGTCATTCCCACTCTGGTCAAGCTCCTGGGCGTCCATTCTCACAACACTGCTCTGACCGAAATGTGTCTCATCGCCTTTGGGAACTTAGCTGAGCTAGAGTCAAGCAAAGAGCAGTTTGCATCCACCAACATTGCAGAAGAGCTGGTTTGTCTTTTTCAGAAGCAAACAGAGCACGAGAAGAAAGAAATGATTTTTGAGGTTTTGGCTCCGCTAGCAGAAAATGACGTGATCAAGTTGCAGCTAGTGGAGGCGGGCTTGGTAGAGTGTCTCCTAGAGGTGGTGGCCCAAACGATAGATGGAGAACGAGAGGAAGAGGTGGCCCAGTTGAAGACTGCCTCTGACCTAATGGTGCTCTTGCTGCTCGGAGATGAGTCCATGCAAAAGCTGTTTGAGGGCGGAAAGGGGAGCGTCTTTCAGAGAGTTCTCTCCTGGATACCGTCTCATAACCACCAGCTACAACTAGCTGGGGCTCTTGCTATTGCTAATTTTGCCCGCAACGATGGTAACTGTATCCACATGGTGGACACCGGTATCGTACAGAAGCTACTGGAACTGCTTGACCGCCACGTTGTGGAAGGCAACGTCACCGTGCAACACGCAGCTCTTAGCGCACTACGAAATCTAGCCATACCTGTGGTGAACAAATCCAAGATGCTCTCTTCTGGAGTGGCCGACGTGGTGTTGAAGTTCTTGCAGTCCGAGATGCCGCCAGTCCAGTTTAAACTCTTGGGGACTTTAAGAATGCTTATTGATACACAAGTGGAAGCAGCGGACCAGCTCGGCACCAACGCGAAGCTGGTGGAGCGTCTGGTGGAGTGGTGCGAAGCTAAAGATCACGCCGGGGTGATGGGAGAGTCCAATCGACTTCTTTCTGCTCTGATTCGACATAGCAAGTCCAAGGAGGTGGTCAAGATGGTCATCCAGGGAGATGGAGTCAAGCACTTGGTAACCATGGCGACCAGCGAGCACATCATTATGCAGAACGAAGCACTGGTGGCGCTGGGCCTTATCGCTGCACTTGATTTGGTTGCAGCTGAGAAGCACTTTGTGGCTGCCGACCTCGTCGCGGTTCTTCACAAGCTTTTGTCTGATGAAAGGAGTGCACCCGAAATTAAATATAACTCCATGATCCTCATTTGTGCAGTCATGGGATCTGAGCCTCTCCACAAAGAAGTTCAGACCCGTGCGTTCATCAATGTGGTCTCAAAGCTCCGTTCGCACGAAAACAAGACGGTGTCGCATCAGGCTTCACTCACTGAGCAACGGCTAACCGCCCAGAGCTAG
- the lnp1 gene encoding leukemia NUP98 fusion partner 1 produces MALRLLPAIITDNDEDDDGNFTKWMSSYWGHGAEGGRSRDRKRSFRRPVRTKVDRRASLPTVSQLDAMKLKRLHANAMAPATVHGQKREEKDEVRGHQRARRASSDDSGRPKSAMTEKRISTIPELTESLEKRLSLQDKHTMAVKDVDNLCALCHDNIFQDGGMALEGLPCVHALHEEVGRRSEQCRARSGGEVAAACLVRRLLSGRRRSADEPVTAMEEQHTFRRQLSLRRHR; encoded by the exons ATGGCGCTGCGTCTGCTGCCCGCCATCATCACGGACAAcgacgaggacgacgacggcAACTTCACCAAGTGGATGAGCAGCTACTGGGGCCACGGCGCGGAGGGCGGACGGTCCAGGGACAGGAAACGGAGCTTTCGAAGACCCGTACGGACCAAAGTGGACCGAAGGGCATCGCTTCCCACCGTG TCCCAATTAGACGCCATGAAGCTGAAGCGGCTGCACGCCAACGCCATGGCGCCGGCCACCGTCCACGGGCAGAAGAGGGAAGAGAAGGATGAGGTGCGAGGTCACCAGAGAGCTCGCAGGGCCTCCTCCGACGACAGCGGGCGCCCCAAGTCGGCCATGACAGAGAAGCGCATCAGCACCATCCCAGAACTGACCGAGTCCCTGGAGAAGAGACTCTCTCTGCAGGACAAACACACAATGGCGGTA AAGGATGTTGACAATTTGTGTGCACTCTGCCATGACAACAtcttccaagatggcggcatGGCGCTTGAAGGACTGCCGTGTGTGCACGCCTTACATGAAGAG GTCGGCCGCAGGTCGGAGCAGTGCCGAGCACGGAGCGGCGGCGAGGTGGCGGCGGCCTGTCTGGTGCGGAGACTGCTGAGCGGCAGGCGGAGGTCAGCGGACGAGCCCGTGACGGCGATGGAGGAGCAGCACACTTTCCGCCGTCAGCTGTCCCTGCGGAGACACCGCTGA